The following are from one region of the Ignavibacteriota bacterium genome:
- a CDS encoding STAS domain-containing protein, with the protein MENFLINYTKDITIVKVDLPAATMRDASALWESLASDSLFEREKLIIDLSACSFIDSTFIGMIVKVFKRVNEKHGAMKLVFPQITDIESFRVIGITKILECFKSLDNAIESFNPQSAISKISIDEKSLYHSIAHVRK; encoded by the coding sequence ATGGAAAATTTTCTTATAAACTATACCAAAGACATCACGATTGTCAAAGTTGATCTTCCCGCCGCTACAATGAGAGATGCATCAGCTTTGTGGGAATCATTAGCTTCTGATTCGTTGTTCGAAAGAGAAAAATTAATTATAGATCTGTCAGCCTGTTCTTTCATTGATTCTACTTTTATCGGGATGATTGTAAAAGTATTTAAAAGAGTTAATGAAAAACATGGAGCTATGAAATTAGTTTTTCCTCAAATAACAGATATAGAATCTTTTCGTGTAATTGGAATAACAAAAATTTTAGAATGTTTTAAAAGTCTTGATAATGCAATCGAAAGTTTTAACCCGCAATCTGCAATTTCAAAAATTAGTATTGACGAAAAAAGTCTTTATCACTCGATTGCTCATGTGCGGAAATAA